From a region of the Mycobacteroides saopaulense genome:
- a CDS encoding sensor histidine kinase — translation MRVFSLRTLVAIAALGVMALVVTLGAWVWVGVEEDQHSQLDRRLDSVSSLGAVSNLLNSVVISSDQKLDSPDGLVLTTRVGGITKSIPGDVELPQLNQPYANTTINGVEYRVRSFVAPGNIPVAVGAPIAETQRQIDRYHIRILAICGGVLVGTVIVGWVISLIVVSPFRLLAQQARLINAQSNPDDVNVRGVREAVEIAEAVEGMLERISKEQEKTKAALETARDFSAVASHELRTPLTAMRTNLEVLSTLNLSDDQREEIIEETVRTQSRVEATLSALERLAQGDLTTEEDHVPVDITELLDRAAHDADRSYPNVEVSLVPSSTILMLGLPAGLRLVIDNAIKNAVRHGGANKVLLSATSTVHGVEIAIDDNGTGIPEAEREVVFERFSRGSTASHSGSGLGLALVAQQAELHGGTAALESSPLGGARLVLRLPGH, via the coding sequence ATGCGGGTCTTTTCGTTGCGCACGCTGGTGGCTATCGCCGCGCTGGGGGTGATGGCGCTGGTGGTCACGCTCGGCGCCTGGGTCTGGGTGGGAGTCGAGGAGGACCAGCACAGCCAGCTGGACCGCCGCCTCGACTCGGTATCAAGCCTCGGCGCCGTCTCGAATCTGCTGAACTCGGTGGTGATCAGCTCCGATCAGAAGCTCGACTCCCCCGATGGCCTGGTGCTCACCACTCGCGTCGGCGGAATCACCAAGTCGATCCCCGGTGACGTCGAATTGCCGCAACTGAACCAGCCGTACGCCAACACCACCATCAACGGCGTCGAGTACCGCGTTCGCTCGTTCGTCGCCCCGGGCAACATCCCTGTCGCCGTGGGTGCGCCCATCGCCGAAACGCAGCGGCAGATCGACAGGTACCACATTCGCATCCTGGCGATCTGTGGCGGCGTGCTGGTCGGCACGGTGATCGTCGGGTGGGTCATCTCGCTCATCGTGGTCAGCCCGTTCCGCCTGCTGGCACAGCAGGCGCGGCTGATCAACGCGCAATCCAATCCCGACGACGTGAACGTGCGCGGCGTCCGCGAAGCGGTGGAGATCGCCGAGGCCGTCGAGGGCATGCTCGAGCGCATCAGCAAGGAACAGGAAAAGACCAAGGCTGCCCTCGAAACCGCGCGCGACTTCTCCGCGGTGGCTTCACACGAACTGCGCACCCCGCTCACCGCGATGCGGACCAACTTGGAGGTGCTCTCCACCCTCAACCTCAGCGACGACCAGCGCGAGGAAATCATCGAGGAAACGGTGCGCACTCAAAGTCGGGTCGAGGCAACACTTTCCGCACTGGAAAGGCTCGCCCAGGGCGATCTCACCACCGAGGAAGACCACGTGCCCGTGGACATCACCGAGCTGTTGGATCGCGCGGCGCACGATGCCGATCGCAGCTATCCAAATGTCGAGGTTTCCCTGGTTCCGTCGTCCACCATCTTGATGCTGGGGTTGCCCGCGGGACTGCGGCTGGTGATCGACAACGCCATCAAGAACGCCGTGCGCCACGGCGGCGCCAACAAGGTGCTGCTGTCCGCTACCAGCACCGTGCACGGCGTCGAGATCGCCATCGACGACAACGGCACCGGCATACCCGAGGCCGAGCGCGAGGTGGTGTTCGAGCGGTTCTCACGAGGCTCGACCGCCTCGCACTCCGGCTCTGGACTGGGACTGGCGCTGGTCGCGCAGCAGGCTGAACTCCACGGTGGCACAGCAGCTTTGGAGTCCAGCCCGTTGGGAGGCGCAAGACTGGTGCTGCGCCTCCCCGGGCACTAG
- a CDS encoding response regulator transcription factor, translating into MAGMVDGQASPRVLVVDDDADVLASLERGLRLSGFEVNTASDGAEALRCATEHRPDAIVLDINMPVLDGVSVVTALRAMDNDVPVCVLSARTSVDDRVAGLEAGADDYLTKPFVLAELVARVKALLRRRGAVATSSTETITVGPLEVEIPGRRARINGVEVDLTKREFDLLAVLAEHKTAVLSRAQLLELVWGYDFAADTNVVDVFIGYLRRKLETSGAPRLLHTVRGVGFVLRSQ; encoded by the coding sequence ATGGCAGGCATGGTTGATGGCCAAGCTTCCCCGCGTGTACTGGTGGTCGACGACGACGCCGATGTGCTCGCCTCGCTGGAACGCGGCCTGCGGCTCTCCGGCTTCGAGGTGAACACCGCGAGCGACGGCGCCGAGGCGCTGCGCTGCGCCACCGAACACCGTCCGGACGCGATCGTGCTCGATATCAACATGCCCGTGCTCGACGGTGTCAGCGTGGTGACCGCGTTGCGCGCGATGGACAACGACGTGCCGGTCTGTGTGCTGTCGGCACGTACCTCGGTCGACGACCGGGTGGCAGGTCTGGAGGCCGGCGCCGACGACTACCTGACCAAGCCATTCGTGCTGGCCGAACTGGTGGCGCGGGTGAAGGCGCTGCTGCGCCGCCGCGGCGCGGTGGCCACCTCGTCCACCGAGACCATCACCGTCGGCCCGCTTGAGGTTGAGATTCCGGGCCGGCGTGCCCGTATCAACGGTGTCGAGGTCGACCTCACCAAGCGTGAGTTCGACCTGCTGGCGGTGCTGGCCGAACACAAGACGGCAGTGCTGTCCCGGGCCCAGCTCTTGGAACTGGTGTGGGGCTACGACTTCGCGGCGGACACCAACGTCGTCGACGTGTTCATCGGTTATCTGCGCCGCAAGCTGGAGACCAGCGGCGCGCCTCGCTTGTTGCACACTGTGCGCGGTGTCGGGTTCGTGCTGCGCTCGCAGTAG
- a CDS encoding NAD(P)-binding domain-containing protein has protein sequence MARMTTVAVIGGGQAGIAAGYFLRRRGLEPGNGFVILDHSPGPGGAWQFRWPTLTLDNTNRIYQLPGLPFDETGTIKASTAMPRYFGEYEHRYALDVRRPVHVRTVRSVGGGFALDTSAGEFTADGLINATGTWDKPFVPFVPGAATFGGRQLHTHDYRSPEEFADRHVLVVGGGVSAVQLLIEISNVTRTSWVTRREPVFVTDFTTDRLRAAVAGVDERSRRGEPQRSVVSATGLPWTPEMAEASQRGVLARRPMFSRITPAGVQWPDRSSLDVDVILWCTGFRHALDHLAPLRLRNNLGGITMTGRLLTQVAGQPAIHLLGYGSSASTIGANRASRAAVVELTNYLEGRAA, from the coding sequence ATGGCCCGCATGACTACCGTCGCCGTGATAGGTGGCGGGCAGGCCGGGATCGCGGCGGGGTACTTCCTGCGGCGGCGCGGCCTAGAGCCCGGCAACGGATTTGTCATCCTCGATCACTCCCCCGGGCCGGGCGGGGCCTGGCAGTTCCGCTGGCCCACGTTGACACTCGACAACACCAATCGGATTTACCAGCTGCCGGGCCTGCCGTTCGACGAGACGGGCACCATCAAGGCCTCGACCGCCATGCCCAGGTACTTCGGCGAGTACGAGCACCGCTACGCCCTCGATGTCCGTCGGCCCGTGCATGTACGGACGGTCCGGTCGGTCGGGGGTGGCTTCGCGCTCGATACCTCGGCCGGCGAGTTCACCGCCGATGGGCTGATCAACGCCACCGGCACCTGGGACAAGCCATTCGTCCCGTTCGTACCGGGCGCGGCCACCTTCGGCGGACGTCAGCTGCACACCCACGACTACCGCAGCCCGGAGGAGTTCGCGGACCGGCACGTGCTGGTGGTCGGGGGCGGGGTGTCCGCGGTGCAGCTGCTGATCGAGATATCGAACGTCACCCGCACGTCCTGGGTGACTCGGCGCGAGCCGGTGTTCGTCACCGATTTCACCACCGACCGCCTCCGCGCCGCGGTGGCCGGGGTCGACGAACGCTCGCGGCGCGGGGAGCCGCAGCGATCGGTGGTCTCTGCGACGGGGCTGCCGTGGACGCCGGAGATGGCCGAGGCATCGCAGCGCGGCGTGCTCGCCCGGCGCCCCATGTTCAGCCGGATCACACCGGCCGGGGTGCAATGGCCCGACCGCAGTTCGCTGGATGTCGACGTGATCCTGTGGTGCACGGGATTCCGGCATGCACTGGATCATCTGGCACCGCTACGCCTGCGCAACAACCTCGGCGGCATCACCATGACCGGCCGGCTGCTCACGCAAGTCGCCGGACAGCCCGCCATCCACCTGTTGGGGTACGGATCCTCGGCCAGCACGATCGGCGCCAACCGGGCCTCACGTGCCGCCGTCGTCGAGCTGACGAACTATTTAGAAGGACGTGCTGCCTGA
- a CDS encoding enoyl-CoA hydratase, protein MIGVTSDGPVTTIELQRPERRNAVTYELAIAFAEEVTKAAETARAIVVTGQGTSFCAGADLSSGAPDPDKFADAWQHSIKSIDAADIPVIAAVNGPAIGAGVMLAMVADLRVVSETARFQFPVAKYGIALDNWSIRRLSSLVGYGRARGMLLAAEPLDAQTAFQTGMANRIGELADAQAWAAELAGFAPLALKHAKRVLNDDGAFEDQWPVHKELFDKAWSSQDIIEAQVARIQKRPPNFQGA, encoded by the coding sequence ATGATTGGTGTAACTAGCGACGGTCCCGTCACCACCATTGAGCTGCAGCGCCCCGAACGGCGCAACGCGGTCACCTACGAGCTTGCGATCGCCTTCGCCGAGGAGGTCACGAAGGCCGCGGAAACCGCCCGCGCCATTGTCGTCACCGGGCAGGGCACCTCGTTCTGCGCCGGTGCCGATCTGTCCAGCGGCGCTCCCGATCCCGACAAGTTCGCCGATGCCTGGCAGCACTCGATCAAGAGCATCGATGCCGCCGACATCCCCGTCATCGCCGCCGTCAACGGCCCGGCCATCGGCGCGGGCGTCATGCTGGCGATGGTTGCCGATCTGCGTGTGGTCTCCGAGACCGCACGCTTCCAGTTCCCCGTCGCCAAATATGGCATCGCGCTGGACAACTGGAGCATCCGGAGGTTGTCCTCGTTGGTCGGATACGGCCGTGCGCGCGGCATGTTGCTGGCCGCCGAGCCGCTCGACGCACAGACCGCGTTCCAGACCGGGATGGCCAACCGCATCGGTGAGCTTGCCGACGCGCAGGCCTGGGCGGCCGAGCTCGCAGGCTTCGCGCCGCTGGCGCTCAAGCACGCCAAGCGCGTGCTCAACGACGACGGTGCGTTCGAGGACCAGTGGCCCGTGCACAAGGAGCTGTTCGACAAGGCGTGGAGCAGCCAGGACATCATCGAGGCTCAGGTCGCGCGAATCCAGAAGCGTCCCCCCAACTTTCAGGGAGCCTGA
- a CDS encoding MBL fold metallo-hydrolase, which produces MRALWVGAGAALASTWIGRALRDVPQTLGASKERIAEVAKGSPQYRGGSFHNAEPARQFSPDAEATTVVWDVITRRSVGTPKGEVPLAVPELSGPPADLAVTWFGHSSVLVEVDGYRVLTDPVWSDRCSPSRVVGPHRQHPVPIELSTLPALDAVVISHDHYDHLDMDSIIALTRSQNAVFVVPLGVGAHLRGWGVSPTRVIELDWDQSHQLGKLTLTCTQARHFSGRSLARNTTLWASWAIAGPKHKVFFGGDTGYTKAFKVIGDNYGPFDLTLLPVGAYNTSWADIHMNPEEAVQTHLDLATPQAPLLPIHWATFNLALHPWAEPIERVLVAADAQGVTVVVPRPGQRTDAQQPAAPDGWWRFS; this is translated from the coding sequence ATGCGGGCGCTCTGGGTTGGCGCCGGCGCAGCCCTTGCGTCGACGTGGATCGGTCGCGCCCTGCGTGACGTCCCGCAGACGCTGGGCGCCAGCAAGGAGCGCATCGCAGAGGTCGCCAAGGGATCTCCGCAGTATCGTGGCGGCTCCTTCCACAACGCCGAACCGGCACGGCAGTTTTCACCGGATGCCGAGGCCACCACGGTGGTCTGGGACGTCATCACCCGGCGCAGTGTGGGTACTCCGAAGGGCGAGGTGCCGCTGGCGGTACCGGAGCTCTCGGGCCCGCCGGCCGATTTGGCGGTCACCTGGTTCGGGCACTCCAGTGTGCTCGTCGAGGTCGACGGGTACCGCGTCCTGACCGACCCGGTCTGGAGCGATAGGTGCTCGCCCTCGCGTGTTGTGGGTCCGCATCGGCAGCACCCGGTGCCGATCGAGTTGTCCACGCTGCCCGCGCTGGACGCCGTGGTCATCAGCCACGACCACTATGACCACCTCGATATGGATTCGATTATCGCCCTGACGCGTAGCCAGAACGCGGTGTTCGTGGTGCCGCTGGGTGTGGGCGCCCATCTGCGTGGCTGGGGTGTCTCGCCGACTCGGGTGATCGAGCTGGACTGGGATCAAAGCCATCAGCTCGGCAAGCTGACACTCACCTGCACTCAGGCGCGCCACTTTTCGGGTAGGTCACTGGCCCGCAACACCACACTGTGGGCCTCTTGGGCCATCGCCGGCCCCAAGCACAAGGTGTTCTTCGGCGGCGACACCGGATACACCAAGGCATTCAAGGTGATCGGCGACAACTACGGCCCGTTTGATCTCACGCTGCTGCCGGTCGGCGCCTACAACACATCGTGGGCGGACATTCATATGAACCCGGAGGAGGCCGTCCAGACTCACCTGGACCTGGCGACCCCCCAGGCGCCGTTGTTGCCCATCCACTGGGCGACGTTCAATCTCGCCCTTCATCCATGGGCCGAGCCGATCGAGCGGGTGCTCGTCGCCGCCGACGCACAGGGCGTCACGGTGGTGGTGCCCAGGCCGGGGCAGCGGACCGATGCTCAGCAGCCCGCCGCCCCCGACGGTTGGTGGCGTTTTTCCTAG
- a CDS encoding class I SAM-dependent methyltransferase, whose amino-acid sequence MTSNELPDWDAAYQGKDEFFQGEPPWNIGEPQPELAALIDDGKFHGSVLDVGCGHAETSLRLAALGHITVGLDMSPTAIEAARAAAAERGLANASFEVADITDFSGYDGRFNTIVDSTLFHSIPVEARDAYQRSISRAAAPDASYYVLVFAVGAFPPGIGPNAVTEDELRAAVEPYWVIDELRSAFIHSNIPEVKPDVDFEMPVFHKDEKGRNKQPAFLLQAHKR is encoded by the coding sequence ATGACATCGAATGAACTTCCGGACTGGGATGCCGCCTACCAGGGCAAGGATGAATTCTTCCAGGGCGAGCCGCCGTGGAACATCGGTGAGCCCCAGCCCGAACTCGCAGCGCTGATCGACGACGGCAAGTTCCACGGCTCGGTTCTGGACGTCGGCTGCGGCCATGCCGAGACCTCGCTGCGGCTGGCGGCACTGGGCCACATCACCGTCGGACTCGACATGTCTCCCACGGCCATCGAGGCCGCACGCGCCGCGGCGGCCGAACGCGGACTGGCCAACGCCAGCTTCGAGGTCGCCGACATCACCGACTTCTCCGGGTACGACGGGCGCTTCAACACGATCGTGGACAGCACGCTGTTCCATTCGATCCCCGTCGAGGCTCGAGACGCCTACCAGCGGTCGATCTCTCGCGCCGCCGCCCCGGACGCGTCGTACTACGTGCTGGTCTTCGCCGTGGGCGCCTTCCCACCGGGCATCGGCCCCAACGCCGTCACCGAGGACGAGTTGCGCGCGGCCGTCGAGCCTTACTGGGTGATCGACGAGCTGCGCTCGGCATTCATCCACTCCAACATTCCCGAGGTGAAACCGGACGTCGACTTCGAGATGCCCGTGTTCCACAAGGACGAGAAGGGACGCAACAAGCAGCCCGCGTTCCTGCTACAGGCGCACAAGCGCTAG
- a CDS encoding cation-translocating P-type ATPase: MATIEELTASGLTAAEVAERVAQGKTNDVPSRAARSVSDIVRANVFTRINAILGVLLIIVLSTGSIINGAFGLLIIANSAVGIIQELRAKQTLDKLAIVGQTRPLVRRDGVATALPPNEVVLDDIIELGPGDQIVVDGEVIEEAALEIDESLLTGEADAIDKTVGSQVLSGSFVVAGSGAYRATKVGREAYAAKLAEEASKFTLVHSELRNGINKILQFITYLLLPAGALIIYTQLFTTDDSWQESVLRMVGALVPMVPEGLVLMTSIAFAVGVIRLGRRQCLVQELPAIEGLARVDTVCADKTGTLTENGMRLSDVRSADGGDDEDALAVLAQLAADDPRPNASIAAIAEAYDTPPGWKSTAIAPFSSAKKWSGASYGEHGNWVIGAPDVLLDPADSIATTAEEIGSQGLRVLLLASVELPVDHEHAPGAVTPRALVVLEQKIRPDARETLDYFASQHVSIKVISGDNAVSVSAVAQTLGLSGAAVDARTLPTDTDKLADTLADATTFGRVRPDQKRAMVKALQSHGHTVAMTGDGVNDVLALKDADIGVAMGAGSSASRAVAQIVLLDNKFATLPYVVAEGRRVIGNIERVSNLFLTKTVYSVLLALTVGLAGLGSKIFHYGAVPFPFQPIHVTIAAWFTIGIPAFILSLAPNNERAQTGFVRRVMLSAIPSGLTVGVATFLSYLLARQILHVTGNSAQASTAALITELVAAVWVLAVVARPYQWWRVALVALSGLGYVAIFAIPLARKAFMLDPSNLAVTGPALGIGIAAAAVIEALWWLQGKWSGQPRHFWATEND; the protein is encoded by the coding sequence GTGGCAACGATCGAGGAATTGACCGCGAGCGGGTTGACCGCCGCCGAGGTCGCTGAGCGGGTAGCGCAGGGAAAGACCAACGACGTCCCGTCCCGTGCGGCGCGCAGCGTGTCGGACATCGTGCGAGCCAACGTGTTCACCCGAATCAACGCGATTCTCGGCGTGCTGCTCATCATCGTGCTGTCCACCGGTTCGATCATCAACGGCGCATTCGGCCTGCTGATCATCGCCAACAGCGCCGTCGGCATCATCCAGGAGCTGCGCGCCAAGCAGACACTCGACAAGCTCGCGATCGTCGGCCAGACCCGACCGCTGGTGCGGCGCGACGGCGTGGCCACGGCGCTGCCGCCCAACGAGGTGGTTCTCGACGACATCATCGAGCTGGGCCCCGGCGACCAGATCGTGGTGGATGGCGAGGTGATCGAGGAGGCCGCCCTCGAAATCGATGAGTCGCTGCTGACCGGTGAGGCCGATGCCATCGACAAGACCGTTGGTTCCCAGGTGCTTTCGGGCAGCTTCGTGGTGGCCGGCAGCGGCGCGTACCGGGCCACCAAGGTGGGTCGGGAAGCTTACGCGGCCAAGCTCGCCGAGGAGGCGTCCAAGTTCACCCTGGTGCACTCCGAGCTCCGTAACGGCATCAACAAGATTCTGCAGTTCATCACCTATCTGCTGTTGCCCGCGGGCGCGCTGATCATCTACACCCAGCTGTTCACCACCGACGACAGCTGGCAGGAATCAGTGCTTCGCATGGTCGGCGCTCTGGTCCCGATGGTGCCCGAGGGTCTGGTGTTGATGACGTCAATCGCCTTCGCGGTCGGCGTGATTCGGCTGGGCCGGCGGCAATGCCTGGTGCAGGAGCTGCCCGCCATCGAGGGGCTGGCGCGGGTGGACACGGTGTGTGCCGACAAAACCGGGACCCTCACCGAGAACGGAATGCGGCTCTCGGACGTGCGTAGCGCCGACGGTGGTGACGACGAGGATGCCCTCGCGGTGCTGGCCCAGCTCGCGGCCGACGACCCACGTCCGAACGCGAGTATCGCCGCCATCGCCGAGGCGTACGACACCCCGCCTGGCTGGAAATCGACTGCGATCGCCCCATTCTCGTCGGCCAAGAAGTGGAGCGGCGCGTCCTACGGTGAGCACGGCAACTGGGTGATCGGTGCGCCCGACGTACTACTGGATCCCGCCGATTCCATCGCCACCACCGCCGAGGAGATCGGTTCCCAGGGTCTGCGGGTGCTGCTGCTGGCCTCGGTGGAATTGCCCGTCGACCACGAGCACGCGCCCGGTGCCGTGACACCGCGTGCGCTGGTGGTGCTGGAACAGAAGATCCGTCCCGACGCCCGCGAAACTCTTGATTACTTTGCTTCCCAGCATGTTTCGATCAAGGTGATCTCGGGTGACAACGCGGTGTCGGTGAGTGCGGTGGCGCAGACGCTCGGGCTGTCCGGTGCCGCGGTGGACGCGCGCACACTGCCTACCGACACCGATAAGTTGGCCGACACCCTGGCCGACGCGACCACCTTTGGACGGGTGCGGCCCGACCAGAAGCGTGCGATGGTCAAGGCGCTGCAATCGCATGGACACACCGTCGCGATGACCGGTGACGGCGTCAACGACGTGCTGGCCCTCAAGGACGCCGACATCGGTGTCGCGATGGGCGCGGGCAGCTCGGCCTCACGCGCGGTGGCTCAGATCGTGCTGTTGGACAACAAGTTCGCCACTTTGCCCTACGTGGTTGCCGAGGGCCGTCGCGTCATCGGGAACATCGAACGGGTCTCCAACCTGTTCCTCACCAAGACGGTCTACTCGGTGCTACTGGCGCTGACGGTGGGACTCGCGGGCCTGGGTTCGAAGATCTTCCACTACGGCGCCGTTCCGTTCCCGTTTCAGCCGATCCATGTCACCATCGCCGCCTGGTTCACCATCGGCATCCCGGCATTCATCCTCTCGCTGGCGCCGAACAACGAACGCGCGCAGACGGGATTCGTACGCCGGGTGATGCTGTCGGCGATCCCATCGGGTCTGACGGTGGGTGTCGCGACATTCCTGTCCTACCTGTTGGCCCGTCAGATCCTGCACGTCACGGGCAACAGTGCCCAGGCCTCGACCGCTGCACTGATCACCGAACTCGTCGCGGCGGTGTGGGTGCTCGCGGTGGTCGCTCGCCCCTATCAGTGGTGGCGGGTGGCATTGGTGGCGCTTTCGGGCCTCGGCTATGTGGCGATCTTCGCGATTCCCTTGGCGCGAAAGGCATTCATGCTCGACCCGAGCAACCTGGCGGTCACCGGACCCGCGCTGGGCATCGGCATCGCGGCGGCCGCGGTCATCGAGGCGCTGTGGTGGTTGCAGGGCAAGTGGTCCGGCCAGCCCCGTCACTTCTGGGCCACCGAGAACGACTGA
- a CDS encoding slipin family protein, protein MSMWDDIFGEKVTIMEWQRGVLYRDGAFKAVLTPGVHYTRPRTDTLITVDMRAQSVQVAGQDVLTADGFTVKVSAVAEYKAAKSAIFAAAANVHWGIYLQAQLQVRDAVAAQTLDELLAQRGQFLGADAAAKLEAEVEELGVTVTRFVIKDIMLSGEVRKALVEPLLAREAGKAQLERARADAAVLRSMANTAKLLRENPELLQLRTLESVAEGKAMVVLNR, encoded by the coding sequence ATGAGTATGTGGGATGACATTTTCGGCGAGAAGGTCACGATCATGGAATGGCAGCGCGGCGTGCTGTACCGCGACGGTGCGTTCAAGGCGGTGCTGACGCCAGGCGTGCACTACACGCGCCCGCGTACCGACACCTTGATCACCGTGGATATGCGCGCGCAGTCGGTACAGGTAGCTGGCCAGGATGTGCTGACCGCGGACGGCTTCACCGTCAAGGTGTCGGCCGTCGCCGAGTACAAGGCGGCCAAGTCGGCCATCTTTGCGGCTGCGGCCAACGTGCACTGGGGCATCTACCTACAGGCGCAGCTGCAGGTGCGTGATGCCGTCGCGGCGCAGACTCTTGACGAGCTGCTGGCGCAGCGAGGTCAGTTCCTGGGCGCCGACGCCGCGGCCAAGCTCGAGGCCGAGGTCGAGGAGTTGGGCGTCACGGTGACCCGCTTCGTCATCAAGGACATCATGCTGTCCGGCGAGGTGCGTAAGGCACTGGTGGAGCCGCTGCTGGCCCGGGAGGCGGGCAAGGCTCAGCTGGAGCGGGCTCGTGCCGACGCGGCGGTGCTGCGGTCGATGGCCAACACCGCAAAGCTGCTGCGGGAGAACCCGGAGCTGCTGCAG